Part of the Paenibacillus kyungheensis genome, TTAAGCTCTTGATGGATAAAAGCGATCCCTTTTTGTTCAGCCACTTTGGGATTATCAAAATAGGTCTCTTGTCCATCTATTACAATTGTGCCTTGATCGCGCTCATGCAGACCAATCAAAATATTCATTAATGTTGACTTGCCAGCTCCATTTTCACCCATCAGTGCATGAACTTCGCCTGCGCGGAGATCAAAATCGACTCCGCTCAAGACTTGGTTTGTACCGAAGGATTTGTAAATACCATTCATTTGAATCTGCATAGACAATGCCTCCTTTAAATCTGTTGTGCTATTTATGCGTCCTACTCATGCTGTTCTTTTACTGCTGTGTTGCTCCAAAATGAACACCTGCATGCAAAATGCAATTAGCATAGGGTCTGGATTCACCTGTACGAATAATTACTTTGGCTTTTTGACAGTAATGCTTGAATTCTTCATGGCTACATCTGGATAATGGGATACTTGCGAACTTATCTTGCATATATAAAAATGTATCTTCATTCTGCTGTACCATCTCTTCTGCGATTGTAATCTGTTCGATCTCCATATCTTCCGAGATCACATGAACGACATCGCGGAAGCTTGGTACTCCATACGTAAGAGCAAGATCAATTTTAGGCACTCCATCCGGTACAGGTAATCCTATATCAGCAATCACAATATAATCGGTATGTCCAAGATCAGCCAATACTTTAGCAATATGGCTATTCAAAATTCCACTTTTCTTCATTACAATTGTTCCTCTACTTCCTGACGTGTAGGCATTCCGCCTTGTGCACCAAATTTAGTGACTGAAAGAGAAGCTGCGCGATTGCCAAAACGTAGTGCATCTTGCAAAGACTGACCTTCTGCTAATGCCACCCCAAAAGCCGCATTAAACGTATCTCCTGCACCTGTTGTATCTACAGCGTCTACTTTGTACGTCGGCACAACTACTTCTTGTTGCCCATCATAATAACGAACACCTTTACTACCTTCGGTTACGAACAAACGGTTAGGATGTTGACGTAATGCTTCTTCTAATGTGAGCCCTTCAAACACGACACCTGCTTCATGTTCATTCGGTGTAATATAAGAAAGATTGTTGATCACAGTCTCATTCACATGACGAGCCGGTGCTGGATTTAACAATAAAGGCACATTAGCATCAGCGCATATTTGACTAACATAGGTTACCGTTTGTTCTGGAATTTCTTGCTGAATCATCACAATATCGGAAGCTTTAATCACATCAATCGCTTGAGCTACATATGCTGGAGTCACATGATCATTAGCTGCTTTGACGACAATAATACTATTATCTCCTTCAGCCAAAATAATATGTGCTGTACCGCTCTCCATATCTGTAACCGGTTCCACATAGTCTACATTTACATCATTATCTTTGAAGTTTTGTAAAATCGTTGTTCCCAAATGATCATCACCCACACGACCGATCATAGTCACTTCTGCTCCTAATCGTGCGGCGGCTACAGCTTGATTAGCTCCTTTTCCACCGGGAACCGTTTTGAAACTTTCTCCAAGAACGGTTTCTCCTGCACCCGGGCGCTTCTCAGAAGTAACTACTAAATCCATCGAACAACTACCAATAACACAAATTTTAGCTTTAGAAGAATGATGCTGAGATTGAGACATATTAAATTTCCACCTTTCTACTTCTTTTTATTGGGCAATCAAGACATGCTATTTTATATTTAGTATCAATTAACTGTACTTAACAATGATATCTTATACAAAAATAATAGATTACAGCTTACGTGTTGTCTCGCGTTCTATAAATTGAACAGGCATCTGAATTGTCCGTTGTTCTCCTGCTGTGCCTTCAATCAATTGAATTAATAAATCTGCCGCCGCTCTGCCCATATCATAGGCTGGTTGACGAATTGTAGATAATGCTGGTGATAACAGACTACTTAAAGGAATATCATCAAATCCGATAATCTGCACATCTTGTGGTACTTTTTTGCCCAGACGATAGGCTTCTTGTATTACTGCTGTCGCTACAATATCGTTGCTTGCAATCACACCATCTGTATCAGGATATTGTTCAAACAGCTCTTTTGCCCAGCGATCTGCATTGGTAAATGAAAAAGATGAAGTCTGTGTCGTATGATAATCGATCCCCATATCTTGTAACACTTCTATCGCTCCTTGAAAACGATCTTGCGCAGGACGAATATGAATAGGTCCTTGCATCACTGTAATATGATGGCTTCCACGCTGAATCATTTGCTGGGCTGCAAGTCGTCCACCTTCTCGACCATCTGCATACACAGCAGGACGATCACTGGATATACGATCCAAAAAGACGACCGGAATTTTGAGTGAGCGATATGAAGCTGTACCTGGATCATTGGTAGATGAGATCACACCGACAACATTGTTTTGGACAAAAGTCTGTATGTAATCTTGCTCTTTCTTCTGACTTTCGTCACTATTGCCAAAAATTAAGCGGAATCCACTTTCCTGCATCCGATCTTCTACCCCACGAGCTAATTGAGGAAAGTAAGGGTTCGTAATATCAGGTAGCAACAGACCAATTAATCTGGATTTACGTTTATATAAAGAACGTGCTACTTCATTAGGTGTATAGTTCAATTGTTGAACAGATTCTTCTACTTTACGCCGCGTATCTTCATGCACATAACCTGTTTCATTAATCACTCGTGAAACAGTAGCAACAGATACACCTGCATGGCGTGCTACATCTTTTATCGTTGTCATTTTCTTTTCACCTCGATGTGTAACCGGTTACAGGTATAAATTATCATATGTTTTTCATTTTGACAACTATTATTTTAGATTTTATATGTTGATGGGGATAATGAAGTCACCTCTTCCTTTTTACATCTTGGATTTAGATACCTTAGAAGTATGGATGATATGTGTAGTAGCAAAGTATATTTTTTGTTTTATTATTATGAATTTTTCATATGATGAAATTTAGTAAAATAGAGTTGATAAAGGCTATATTGTACCGACCGTATCGCACAAAAAAGCTACCTTCTATAATTTCTAAGAAGATAGCTCCTATTTATGATGAAAATAGATGTGTTTATTATATCAATCGAATCTATATTACGTTTGTCCTACCCATTCTGGTTCCGCAATTTCTTGCCAGCGACTGCGTATTGCTTCGAAATGTTCTTTGGATAGTGCTCCTTCTTTTAATAAAGCAGCATTTTCGGTCCAACGACTTGGCTTTGTTGTTCCAACAATCGCTGTATCTATTCCTTCAATACTCAATGTAAAACGTAGTGCACGCTCGATACTTTTTTGTACTTCTTCATCTTGCAAAAATCCATAATTCAGATCACGCAATCGATTCCAATATACAAACGGATATTCTTGCGCACCGACCGTTTCAAATGTCCATGCAGCATTAGCAATAGGACGCTTGGCAACAATACCCATTCCTTGCTTGCGTGCTTCTGGAATAGTAAGAGCGATCGCTTCTTGGTCAGCAATATTGACAGATGTTTCAAGACTATCAAATACGCCTGTATTGATAGCATACAGTGCATTAGTATGATCACCACTATAACCGATATAGCGCGTTTTGCCTGCTTGTTTGGCACGTTGTAGCACTTCAATCACTTCTCCACGACGAAGTACTTCTTCAGAGCAACTATGTAAATGAATGACATCTACATAATCTGTTTTGAGTCGCTTCAGACTGCGATCAATACTTTGCTCTAACATTACAGGGTCCCAGTCTGGTGCATCAAAATCTGCGGCATGACCACATTTAGTAAATAAATAATAATCATCCCGACGATGAGACAGTGTATTTCCAATTAGTTCTTCACT contains:
- the rbsD gene encoding D-ribose pyranase, with amino-acid sequence MKKSGILNSHIAKVLADLGHTDYIVIADIGLPVPDGVPKIDLALTYGVPSFRDVVHVISEDMEIEQITIAEEMVQQNEDTFLYMQDKFASIPLSRCSHEEFKHYCQKAKVIIRTGESRPYANCILHAGVHFGATQQ
- the rbsK gene encoding ribokinase — encoded protein: MSQSQHHSSKAKICVIGSCSMDLVVTSEKRPGAGETVLGESFKTVPGGKGANQAVAAARLGAEVTMIGRVGDDHLGTTILQNFKDNDVNVDYVEPVTDMESGTAHIILAEGDNSIIVVKAANDHVTPAYVAQAIDVIKASDIVMIQQEIPEQTVTYVSQICADANVPLLLNPAPARHVNETVINNLSYITPNEHEAGVVFEGLTLEEALRQHPNRLFVTEGSKGVRYYDGQQEVVVPTYKVDAVDTTGAGDTFNAAFGVALAEGQSLQDALRFGNRAASLSVTKFGAQGGMPTRQEVEEQL
- a CDS encoding LacI family DNA-binding transcriptional regulator, producing the protein MTTIKDVARHAGVSVATVSRVINETGYVHEDTRRKVEESVQQLNYTPNEVARSLYKRKSRLIGLLLPDITNPYFPQLARGVEDRMQESGFRLIFGNSDESQKKEQDYIQTFVQNNVVGVISSTNDPGTASYRSLKIPVVFLDRISSDRPAVYADGREGGRLAAQQMIQRGSHHITVMQGPIHIRPAQDRFQGAIEVLQDMGIDYHTTQTSSFSFTNADRWAKELFEQYPDTDGVIASNDIVATAVIQEAYRLGKKVPQDVQIIGFDDIPLSSLLSPALSTIRQPAYDMGRAAADLLIQLIEGTAGEQRTIQMPVQFIERETTRKL
- a CDS encoding aldo/keto reductase is translated as MEKRKYGKTDMEVSVLGFGGSEIGSGVSESDVKQLLNSALDAGLNVIDTAECYGKSEELIGNTLSHRRDDYYLFTKCGHAADFDAPDWDPVMLEQSIDRSLKRLKTDYVDVIHLHSCSEEVLRRGEVIEVLQRAKQAGKTRYIGYSGDHTNALYAINTGVFDSLETSVNIADQEAIALTIPEARKQGMGIVAKRPIANAAWTFETVGAQEYPFVYWNRLRDLNYGFLQDEEVQKSIERALRFTLSIEGIDTAIVGTTKPSRWTENAALLKEGALSKEHFEAIRSRWQEIAEPEWVGQT